GTTAGAATGAATTTACATTAAATGGTCAAGTGAGAAAGGATGGATGCCATGATTCAGGTGAAAGAGTTTCTAGATAGGGGTTCTGTAACGGCGGAGAAGAAAGCGAACGAATTTCTGGCAACGTTACAGGACGAGCAAGTGATTGACATTAAGTATTTCGCGGGATATCGCTCGAATCGCGATACGTCCGAGCAACTAAGCAGCATTCTGGTCGTGTACCGGACGAATGATCATACGGGGATGCATGAACCCTAGTGACGACTAATTATGATAACCTAGAAGGAGTATGTTGATATGACACATCATTTAGAAGCGCTTACAAGAATGAATGAGAAACGTTCCGATTTGCGGAATCTGCGTAAAGAGGGCAGACTGCCTTGCAATCTGCTCGGGAAGAAGGGGACCATTGGTATGGTTCATGTAAACGCACGGGAATTCTCGCTATTGATGCGGGACGGATTAACCAAGACATTAGAGTTGTCGATTGACGGAGGGACGTCCGTATCTGTTGAACTGAAAGAAATCCAACGCAATCCGGTAACAAAAGATATAATCCATGTTGACATGCTGATCGCAGGCGGAACTGCCGCTGCCGGTGCATAGAGCCATTATACGAATGATGAACTTTATAAACATATGAAAATAACCCCCGGGCTATTCAATCGAATGGCTTTGGGGGTTATTTTTATCTCTTTCAAAGTGGATGGTATACAAAATTGAAAATTGGATGGTTACGATTGGTATTGTAGCCAGTATTATTTGATTGATATGGCTTCTTGAAGTCACTTGATAAGGAATGTTCATTGAAAGGAAAGATCACCATGAACCAACATAGAACTCCATTGTTTGACGCTTTAGTACAACATGCAATGAGCGACCCTTTGCCTTTTCATATACCCGGTCATAAAAAAGGTAAAGGGATGGATCCGCAATTCCGATCCTATATGGGTGACAATGCTCTAGCCATTGATCTAATCAATATTGTCCCACTCGATGATCTTCATCAACCGTCAGGGGTTATTTTGGAAGCGGAGCGCCTCGCGGCTGAAGCTTTTGGCGCAGACTATACGTTGTTTTCCGTACAAGGGACCACTGGGGCAATTATGACAATGATCATGTCTGTTTGTGCGCCAGGTGACAAGATTATCGTGCCTCGCAATGCCCACAAATCCATTTTGTCGGCCATTATTTTTGCTGGAGCGATTCCGGTATGGGTAACGCCTGAGCGAGATCACAAGTTAGGGATCGAGCATGGAGTGTTGAAAGAATCGATCCAGCAAGCGATAGAGCAGAACCCAGGTGTGAAAGCGGTTCTACTCATAAACCCAACCTACTATGGAACGAGCGTGGACTTGACCGAGATGGTCGAGTTCGTTCACGGCTATGGGATACCGGTTCTGGTGGATGAAGCACATGGAACACTTATTCACTTTCATGAGAATCTGCCTGTGTCGGCTATGCAAGCGGGCGCAGATATGGCGGCAACCAGTGTCCATAAACTTGGAGGGTCATTGACTCAGAGTTCGATCCTCAATGTGAAGGGCAAATTGGTAAATATAGAACGGATTCGCACTCTTATGAGTATGTTGACAACCACTTCAACCTCGTATATCCTTCTAGCCTCCCTGGATACTGCTAGACGGCATTTAGCTATAAATGGGCGACTGCTTGCGGAGAACGCTATTAATTTAGCGAATCAAGCCAGAAGTCACATCAATGTCTTTCCTGGGCTTTACTGCTATGGCGAAGAAATACTCGACCTGAAAGGTGTATACAATTATGATCCAACGAAGCTGTGCGTTCATGTTGGACAACTTGGCATTACGGGATATGAGGCGGAACTGTGGCTACGTGAGCAATATAACATCGAGGTAGAGCTAAGCGATCTGTCGAACATTTTGTGTCTCATCACGCTTGGGGACACCGAACATGAAGTTAAGCAGCTTATACTCGCTTTGAAACACATGGATGATACGTTCAGGAAAAAAGAGAGTGCAGTTGCTCTTACGCCTGCCACCATTCCTGATGCTTCACCATTTTTAATGTCACCAAGAGATGCTTTCTATGCAGATACAGAAACCGTTTTATTTGAACAATCATCGGGGCGGATCATCGCTGAGTCCATCTATGTTTATCCCCCGGGTATTCCAATTCTTATGCCTGGACAGATTATATCCCAGGATGTTGTTGACTATATTATACGGCATGTAGAGGCAGGACTACCGATTAAAGGACCTGAGGATTCAACAACAAAAGAGGTTAAGGTTGTTGTTGAGTTGCATAAGAATAGACATACGAACTAAAAGATTACCTTTAAAAAGGGGTTGATAGCGATGGTCATGTACATTATCGTCATTACATTGGCATTAATCGGGGGAGTTTCAACATTACTTGTCGGTCACTCTCAAGAGAATAAGAAAGCAAACCCCAATTATGAACGTAAAACTAGAGCGAATGTCACAAAATTAACCTTAATTTATGTGTTTTCATTGATTGCATTTATTGTGATTTGGATGATATTTAAGTAAAACAGGTTATCGTGCCGTTACTCCCTCGGTAAAGAAGTGGAGTGACACTCAGATAACAGACCATCTCGGCCCCATTGGAATATCTGTTCAGAGGAACAGATATTCCAATGGGGCTTTTTGTTGTTTTCAAAGCTCTGGAAATCATCTAAATCGGCATGAATTCGTGTCACATTTACGAGCTAGTCGATTGTTATATAGATATAACATTAGAATGGAGTGAGAAGATGTACTTATTAAACAAACACACGTTCAAAAAAACTATTGCCGTGACCGCTGCTTCAGCAATGCTAGGTCTTGGAATCTTAGGGACAAGCCATGTTCTCGCCTCTCCGGCAGCTGCGGCTTCAACGAGTCAATCCAGCAGTAGCTTATTCTCCCGTTCCGAAGAGAAAGGGCTTCAGAAGGCGGCTGAACAGGGGTTGACAAAGAAAGTGAATTACAGCGCTACTCATGGGGGAGTGACGTTAAAAGCCGTCGAATATTTTTACGACGGGACGCGTGTCAACGTGTTGCTGCAGCGGGAAGGGGCCAAATTCCCGTTACCCATGACCGCCGAAATTCCAGGGATCCGTGAAGGTGTCGTGATCGGGGACGTCAAGGAAAAGGGAATTTACGTGGGTTCGGACTTTTTATACAATGGTAAAAAACTGACAAATATTGGATTTAACAGTGTTAATTTCGGGCCAAATGACGATTCCATGTTTTTGGAATTCAACGATGCGATCCGTAAAGCAAACAGGCCCGCTTCCCCGGACAAGTTCAATTTGACGCTTAAGGTTGGATTATCCGGAGTCAAAGAAGTCTTTGAACTTACTTTTCCCGTCGTCAAAACTACGGGAAAAAGCAATAATATCGTTATGAGGCCGGCTGCTAAAAAAAGCTTCGGCTCTTTCAGCTACCAAGTTACCCGGCTAGAGGTAACACCGTTTACGAATCGTCTGGAGTTGAACAGTAACGGGAAATACAAAGGGGCGGAAGTATATTATGACCTTGCGGATGATAAGGGGAAACTGTCCAAATCTTTGATGCCATTACCTCATGCTTACTATGATTCGACTTACAGCCAATTTTCACAAATACCTGCATCCATGACCATAAAGCCATATATACTAACCAAAAATAAAGATGGAGCGTTGGAAATGGACGACCAAGGCCATCCGAAAAAAACGTATATTAAAGAACTTGAAATGAAAATTCAAATCAAAAAATAGACATGCGGAAAGACTAGCCGTCATGTAAAAAGATATTGAGGACCTGGATGTACTTCAGACCCATTGGAATGCCTTATCAAACCGGCATTCCAATGGGTCTATTTTTATTGCATAAACCGTTTAATTCTGTATTTCCACCCCCCCCCTTTAAATAGAAATGTGTCCAACGGATGGGGACTCAAATTAATAATTGGAGGGTCACGATTGTAGTGTAAGTCATTATATTCGTTGAGGGTGACTTATAAAACAGACATAAGAGGTGATTCATTTGTTTTCGTTCCGTTATCGACTACTGACGTGGTCCTCATTTATCGGTATGTTCTTCGTATTACTTGCTGGAGCGATAGTAACCAAAACGGGATCAGGCCGAGGTTGTGGTGACGATTGGCCATTATGTAATGGCAAATTTGTCCCCGCCTATACGCTGGAATCCATGATCGAATATTCTCACCGCATGATAACAGGTGTAGTGGGACTGCTGGTTCTTGCAACCTTCATTGCGACATGGCGTTATTACAAGTCGCATAAGGAAGCGTTGTACTATGCCGGAGGAACACTGTTTTTTACAATTATTCAAGCTTTAATGGGAGCAGCCGCTGTCATGTGGCCGCAACAGCCTGCTGTAATGGCCCTCCATTTCGGCATCGCTCTGCTTGCAGTTGCCAGCAGCATGCTTCTAGTCGTATGGATGTATCAGATGCAAAAAGAAAAAGTGAGCTATCGTGCGGTTCCTATTCCAACCCATATTAGAGTCATCGTATGGGGAACATGGGTGCATAGCTGTATCGTCATATATCTTGGCGCGTACATTCGTCATACCGAGTCGGATGCTGGGTGTATGGGGTGGCCGTTGTGCAATGGACAAGTCATTCCTTATATGTACGGCGCGTCAGGGATCGTATTCATTCATCGGGTAGCAGCTGCGCTTCTATTGGTTTTGGCCATTATTCTGTTTATTCTTGTTCGGCGGCACGAAGCGAAGAGTGATCACTCAGAGCTTACATTCTCGACAACCGGCCTGCTTGTTTTTGTGACGGCACAGATTTTCAGTGGAGCATGGCTCACATTCGTAATGAATGATCCAGACGCATATCTGTTTGCCAGTCTCGTTCATAATGTTTTGGCCACCTTCTTGTTCAGTATACTGACTACTTTGTCCATTCGGTCGTGCAAGAGGAGACACTTGTAAATCGAAGTGTTCAAGAAAACGGAATATCAATCGCCTTCTTTGTGACATTTGTTACAGAAAGTTGAACATGGACTGTTCTTATTTCTGAAAGAGCGGCTGGTGACACTCCACCTGTTCTCTTATACAGTAATTCAGGAATAGCAAGTGGAATGGAGCTGAAGGAAATGAAGCGATCTAAAGCGCTGCGATACATGATGTTGTTTGTCATGTCGATCATGACGGTGCTAGCAACAACCGGATGTGCAGAAAAGATCATTGTATTGAATCCCAAGGGGCCTATTGCAGAGCAGCAGCGAGATTTGATGGTGATTACACTCTTGCTGTGCAGTATTGTAATTGTTCCTGTACTCATCCTTACTGCGTTTATTATCTGGCGATACCGTGACAAAAAGGGAAGAAAGGCGCGTTATACACCGAATTGGGAGCACAGCACCAAGCTGGAGCTCATTTGGTGGGGAATACCAATCGTTATTATTTTGGCGTTGGCCGTAATAACCGTAAAAGCTACATATGCATTGGAACCCTCAAAGCCGCTGGCTTCAGATAAGAAGCCTTTGACCGTTCAAGTAACTTCCCTCAATTGGAAGTGGTTGTTCCAGTACCCGGAACAGGGGATTGCAACGATAAATGAGTTGAAAATTCCGGAGGACGTGCCGGTTCGGTTTGAAATCACCGCCGACTCTCCAATGAACTCGTTTTGGATTCCACAGCTTGGAGGACAAATGTATGCCATGTCCGGCATGGCGATGAATCTTCATCTGCAAGCCGATGAGGTGGGGCATTACTGGGGGTCTGGGGCTAATTTCACCGGCACCGAATTTGCTCAGATGTATTTCGATGTAGAAGCGACCACTCAGGAACAATTCGATCAATGGGTGGATGATGTTAAAACAGGATCACCGAAGCTAACATTGGACGGATATAAACAGTTGGTTGAGCCCTCGACTTCAGAAGTTCAGACATTTTCCGAGTTTCCTGAAGGGTTGTTCGAGATGACCGTTACGAAATACGGAGCCTCTCACAACCATGGGTTGTCGTCGAAAGAGGCTCAAAAAATCAAGCCAGATGAAGCAAAGTAGGTATATTTGGATCATGAAGTAAGGAGAGATTTATCCATGTGGGAGAAGGTAAAAGACTTCGCCTCCGAGTTTTTTGTAACGGGCGATCCGTTAATATACGGAGCCGATGTAACTATCGTACTAACCATGATAGCAATCATATTCGGGTTAACTTATTTTAAGAAATGGAAATGGCTGTGGCGAGAATGGCTCACTACGGTTGACCATAAAAAGATCGGAATCCTGTATATTCTAGCTGCTTTTCTAATGTTGTTCCGTGGGGGAGTTGATGCTCTTCTCATGAGAGCACAACTGGCCATGCCGGGGGTCGATTTCCTGACACCGGATCACTATAATCAGATTTTTACAACGCATGGCGTCATTATGATTCTATTTATGGCCATGCCATTCATGTTCGGTTTGTTCAACATCATGGTACCGCTTCAAATTGGAGCAAGGGATGTCGCGTACCCATTTTTGAACTCGTTAAGCTTCTGGTTGTTCTTCTCAGGTGCGATGTTGTTTAACCTATCATTTGTAATCGGGGGCTCACCCGATGCGGGCTGGCTCGCGTATCCACCTTATTCTGAGCTTCAATACAACCCTGGAGTTGGACAGGATTTCTACATTTGGGGTATACAGATCTCAGGTATCGGTAGCTTGATGACCGGGATTAACTTTATTGTAACGATCCTGAAAATGCGGGCGCCAGGAATGAAGTTGATGAAAATGCCGATGTTTTCATGGTCGGTGTTATCCAGTTGTATTGCGATCATCTTTTCGTTTCCAATCTTGACAGCAACTCTGGCGCTGTTGTTCCTAGACCGTTATGCCGGCGCACATTTCTTCACCCTGGATGGCGGCGGAAACCCTATGATGTATATCAACTTGATCTGGATGTGGGGTCATCCTGAGGTTTACATTATTGTACTTCCCGCATTTGGTATCTTCTCTGAAATTGTGTCAACTTTTGCGAAGAAAAAGTTGTTTGGATACAAATCCATGGTGTATGCCATGATGATCATCAGCGTATTGTCTTTCCTCGTTTGGGCGCACCATTTCTTTACGATGGGATCAGGAGCTGACGTAAATGCATTCTTTGCGTTAACGACCATGCTAATTGCCATACCAACTGGTGTTAAAGTGTTCAACTGGCTCTTCACCATGTTCAGAGGAAAAATCACGTTTGAAACTCCTATGTTGTGGACGATCGGATTTATCCCGTGCTTTATTGTCGGTGGGCTGACTGGAGTACTTCTGTCGGTTGCACCAGCTGACTTTCAATTCCACAACAGCTACTTCCTGATCGCTCACTTCCACCAGGTCATTATCGGTGGTGTAGTGTTCGGTTATTTTGCTGGGCTGTACTATTGGTGGCCCAAAATGTTCGGCTTTAAGCTGAATGAACGTATCGGAAAATGGGCGTTCTGGGTCTGGAACATCGGATTTTACTTCTGCTTCATGCCACAATATGTTCTCGGTCTCATGGGAATGACCCGCCGCGTCGTCACTTACACCTGGGACAAAGGCTGGTGGGAATTGAACGTCGTTTCAACGATTGGGGCAGTATTGATGGGGATTGCATTTCTGTTCCAGGTATGGCAGATCGTTGATGGGTTCAAGCATCGCAAAAATAATCTGGATACAACAGGAGATCCGTGGAATGGACGCACACTGGAATGGTCCACCCCATCTCCGGCTCCGGTGTACAATTTCGCGGTCCTACCGCAAGTTACTCAGCAGGATGATTGGTGGGAGCGTAAGCAGCGCAAAGAACAGGGACAATCTGGACCTACTCCGGTTCAAAAATTGGAGCCCATTCATATGCCTAGAAACTCCGGTACTCCTATTATCATGTCGGGTTGCTGGTTCATAGCCGGTTTCGGATTTATATTCCATTGGGAGTGGTTTGTTATAGCTGGTTTGGGTGGAGTAGTCGCTTGTTTACTTTACCATTCCTTCAACTATGATACGGATTATTACATCCCTGTCGATGAAATTGAACGTACAGAAGCCGCCTTAAGGAAGGTGAATATTTAATGGCACAATCCCATTTGCAGGAGTCTCACCATGACCATCCGGATATGGAGGAGGTACGGACATTCGGTTTTTGGATCTATTTAATGACCGATGTTATTATTTTTGGAACTTTATTTGCAACGTATATCGTCCTTCAGCATAACACCGATGGAGGACCGGGAGCTGCCGATCTGTTCCAGATAAACGGTATTATTGCAAGTACTTTCATATTGCTTACGAGCAGTTATACATGTGGACTTGCCGTACTCGCCATGCAT
Above is a window of Paenibacillus uliginis N3/975 DNA encoding:
- a CDS encoding aminotransferase class I/II-fold pyridoxal phosphate-dependent enzyme encodes the protein MNQHRTPLFDALVQHAMSDPLPFHIPGHKKGKGMDPQFRSYMGDNALAIDLINIVPLDDLHQPSGVILEAERLAAEAFGADYTLFSVQGTTGAIMTMIMSVCAPGDKIIVPRNAHKSILSAIIFAGAIPVWVTPERDHKLGIEHGVLKESIQQAIEQNPGVKAVLLINPTYYGTSVDLTEMVEFVHGYGIPVLVDEAHGTLIHFHENLPVSAMQAGADMAATSVHKLGGSLTQSSILNVKGKLVNIERIRTLMSMLTTTSTSYILLASLDTARRHLAINGRLLAENAINLANQARSHINVFPGLYCYGEEILDLKGVYNYDPTKLCVHVGQLGITGYEAELWLREQYNIEVELSDLSNILCLITLGDTEHEVKQLILALKHMDDTFRKKESAVALTPATIPDASPFLMSPRDAFYADTETVLFEQSSGRIIAESIYVYPPGIPILMPGQIISQDVVDYIIRHVEAGLPIKGPEDSTTKEVKVVVELHKNRHTN
- a CDS encoding cbb3-type cytochrome c oxidase subunit I, with the protein product MWEKVKDFASEFFVTGDPLIYGADVTIVLTMIAIIFGLTYFKKWKWLWREWLTTVDHKKIGILYILAAFLMLFRGGVDALLMRAQLAMPGVDFLTPDHYNQIFTTHGVIMILFMAMPFMFGLFNIMVPLQIGARDVAYPFLNSLSFWLFFSGAMLFNLSFVIGGSPDAGWLAYPPYSELQYNPGVGQDFYIWGIQISGIGSLMTGINFIVTILKMRAPGMKLMKMPMFSWSVLSSCIAIIFSFPILTATLALLFLDRYAGAHFFTLDGGGNPMMYINLIWMWGHPEVYIIVLPAFGIFSEIVSTFAKKKLFGYKSMVYAMMIISVLSFLVWAHHFFTMGSGADVNAFFALTTMLIAIPTGVKVFNWLFTMFRGKITFETPMLWTIGFIPCFIVGGLTGVLLSVAPADFQFHNSYFLIAHFHQVIIGGVVFGYFAGLYYWWPKMFGFKLNERIGKWAFWVWNIGFYFCFMPQYVLGLMGMTRRVVTYTWDKGWWELNVVSTIGAVLMGIAFLFQVWQIVDGFKHRKNNLDTTGDPWNGRTLEWSTPSPAPVYNFAVLPQVTQQDDWWERKQRKEQGQSGPTPVQKLEPIHMPRNSGTPIIMSGCWFIAGFGFIFHWEWFVIAGLGGVVACLLYHSFNYDTDYYIPVDEIERTEAALRKVNI
- the cyoA gene encoding ubiquinol oxidase subunit II; this translates as MKRSKALRYMMLFVMSIMTVLATTGCAEKIIVLNPKGPIAEQQRDLMVITLLLCSIVIVPVLILTAFIIWRYRDKKGRKARYTPNWEHSTKLELIWWGIPIVIILALAVITVKATYALEPSKPLASDKKPLTVQVTSLNWKWLFQYPEQGIATINELKIPEDVPVRFEITADSPMNSFWIPQLGGQMYAMSGMAMNLHLQADEVGHYWGSGANFTGTEFAQMYFDVEATTQEQFDQWVDDVKTGSPKLTLDGYKQLVEPSTSEVQTFSEFPEGLFEMTVTKYGASHNHGLSSKEAQKIKPDEAK
- a CDS encoding sporulation protein Cse60; translation: MIQVKEFLDRGSVTAEKKANEFLATLQDEQVIDIKYFAGYRSNRDTSEQLSSILVVYRTNDHTGMHEP
- a CDS encoding DUF4179 domain-containing protein yields the protein MYLLNKHTFKKTIAVTAASAMLGLGILGTSHVLASPAAAASTSQSSSSLFSRSEEKGLQKAAEQGLTKKVNYSATHGGVTLKAVEYFYDGTRVNVLLQREGAKFPLPMTAEIPGIREGVVIGDVKEKGIYVGSDFLYNGKKLTNIGFNSVNFGPNDDSMFLEFNDAIRKANRPASPDKFNLTLKVGLSGVKEVFELTFPVVKTTGKSNNIVMRPAAKKSFGSFSYQVTRLEVTPFTNRLELNSNGKYKGAEVYYDLADDKGKLSKSLMPLPHAYYDSTYSQFSQIPASMTIKPYILTKNKDGALEMDDQGHPKKTYIKELEMKIQIKK
- a CDS encoding COX15/CtaA family protein, with the protein product MIHLFSFRYRLLTWSSFIGMFFVLLAGAIVTKTGSGRGCGDDWPLCNGKFVPAYTLESMIEYSHRMITGVVGLLVLATFIATWRYYKSHKEALYYAGGTLFFTIIQALMGAAAVMWPQQPAVMALHFGIALLAVASSMLLVVWMYQMQKEKVSYRAVPIPTHIRVIVWGTWVHSCIVIYLGAYIRHTESDAGCMGWPLCNGQVIPYMYGASGIVFIHRVAAALLLVLAIILFILVRRHEAKSDHSELTFSTTGLLVFVTAQIFSGAWLTFVMNDPDAYLFASLVHNVLATFLFSILTTLSIRSCKRRHL
- a CDS encoding 50S ribosomal protein L25, yielding MTHHLEALTRMNEKRSDLRNLRKEGRLPCNLLGKKGTIGMVHVNAREFSLLMRDGLTKTLELSIDGGTSVSVELKEIQRNPVTKDIIHVDMLIAGGTAAAGA